In Salvelinus sp. IW2-2015 unplaced genomic scaffold, ASM291031v2 Un_scaffold2744, whole genome shotgun sequence, one genomic interval encodes:
- the LOC112074657 gene encoding uncharacterized protein, whose product MQGKSEHEHQDNNMESDIDPNKQPESPSSENEPSSSVKVRQNPKYQLFLDGDMIGNGSRDTNGXSGRENGNGREPKNSSRWDSASSRFGPNHRGSLESLASRDWDTMSDRVGGFESPPRVFNSPYATAASMEYTPGMNRMSEQKQYA is encoded by the exons ATGCAAGGGAAAAGTGAACACGAACACCAAGACAACAATATG GAATCAGACATTGATCCCAACAAGCAGCCTGAAAGTCCCTCGTCTGAGAACGAGCCCTCCAGTTCAGTCAAAGTCCGCCAGAACCCCAAATATCAGCTGTTCCTGGATGGAGACATGATTGGGAACGGATCCAGGGATACAAATGGAAYGTCTGGGAGAGAGAACGGGAACGGGAGAGAACCCAAGAACAGTTCCCGTTGGGACAGCGCTAGCTCCAGATTCGGCCCAAACCACCGCGGGTCCCTGGAGTCTCTTGCCTCTCGGGACTGGGACACCATGTCGGACAGG GTGGGAGGTTTTGAGAGTCCTCCCAGGGTGTTCAACAGCCCCTACGCTACAGCGGCTTCCATGGAGTACACCCCTGGCATGAAccggatgtcagagcaaaag cagtatgcttag
- the LOC139025472 gene encoding cingulin-like has translation MQDSEQRWVSKHKRSIEQTEQLQLKLIQQKDVNEQLDSEKGILERQLRDLRAEVQDIQHTRIHEDVITKTESRAKELENALRVEERNKVVMNNTISKLERKINELSDQLEEEQKMAKEQKDLTSQRMRSLKRQLNEAEEGASRRDAQYRTPERTGQRRERPPLNYRKQLLDQHLQLKRKESTMTMRQTWKDLRLDLSVDEEDQTPPVPHSAPRPETPFLGQYYSIGTPPLRSMDQPY, from the exons ATGCAGGACAGTGAACAGAGATGGGTCAGCAAGCACAAGAGATCCATCGAACAG ACGGAACAGCTCCAGCTGAAGTTGATCCAGCAGAAAGATGTGAATGAGCAGCTGGACAGCGAGAAAGGCATCCTGGAGAGACAG CTGCGTGACCTGCGCGCGGAGGTGCAGGATATCCAACATACCAGAATTCATGAGGATGTGATCACTAAGACGGAGAGCCGGGCCAAGGAGCTGGAGAACGCtctgagggtggaggagaggaacaaGGTGGTGATGAACAACACCATCAGTAAACTGGAGAGGAAGATCAACGAACTGTCTGATCAGCTGGAAGAGGAACAGAAGATGGCCAAGGAGCAGAAGGACCTG ACGTCCCAGAGGATGCGTTCCCTGAAGCGTCAGCTGAACGAGGCAGAGGAGGGGGCTAGTCGTAGAGACGCTCAGTACCGCACACCAGAGAGAactggacagaggagagagaggcctccACTAAACTACAGAAAACAGCTCCTGGACCAGCACCTCCAACTCAA ACGTAAGGAGTCCACCATGACGATGAGACAGACTTGGAAGGATCTACGTCTGGACCTTAGTGTGGATGAGGAGGACCAGACCCCTCCGGTACCCCACAGCGCTCCAAGGCCTGAGACACCCTTCCTGGGACAGTATTACAGCATAGGCACCCCCCCCCTCCGCTCGATGGACCAGCCGTACTAG